A single genomic interval of Streptococcus suis harbors:
- the cls gene encoding cardiolipin synthase, which translates to MEKLWKIIYSRTFIVISLIILTIFLILWLVGSAATYMPALLIVLQIFSIFVAISIINRPMNTSFKLTWIIFVIGIPIFGALFYFILQSNIETKRYRKNFHKQAQRLREYSKTSEKVMKALEQEDKEQLKLAHFMSEYVGYPIHTNTDAVYFSTGQEKFEALLEELKKAEQYIFMEYFIVDMGYMWDSILDILKEKAAQGVEVRFMYDGMNSLTNLPYNYYKTLRKYGIKAKVFSQIIPALSTVQNNRDHRKIAIIDGKVAFTGGINIADEYINKKVRFGYWKDAAIMIRGEAVANFTLMFLQMWNYNEKTETDDLKYLKTHKDLETETVDAEGFFLPYGENPFDGDEVAKRVCLDMIQSATDYIYIMTPYLVLDDEMIDNLTYAAKRGVEVRILLPHIYDKKSAYLAARTDFPTYLEAGIEIFEFQPGFVHSKVVLVDDKKATVGTVNMDFRSFYLNFECGLYIYNHSAVLAAIKDDFTQSFKKSQQINLLTFHKTYSWYKRLGGALLRIISPLL; encoded by the coding sequence ATGGAAAAACTTTGGAAAATTATATACAGTCGGACATTTATTGTCATTAGTTTGATTATTCTAACCATTTTCCTTATTCTATGGTTGGTAGGTTCGGCAGCTACCTATATGCCTGCTTTATTGATTGTTTTGCAAATTTTTTCGATTTTTGTGGCTATTTCAATCATCAATAGACCGATGAATACCAGTTTTAAGTTAACCTGGATTATTTTTGTCATTGGTATTCCGATTTTTGGTGCTCTATTCTATTTTATTTTGCAGTCCAACATTGAAACCAAACGTTATCGTAAAAATTTTCATAAGCAAGCACAAAGACTTCGGGAGTATAGTAAGACGTCTGAAAAGGTCATGAAGGCATTGGAGCAGGAAGATAAGGAGCAACTGAAATTAGCTCACTTCATGAGTGAGTACGTTGGCTACCCAATTCATACCAATACGGATGCCGTCTATTTTTCAACAGGTCAGGAAAAATTTGAAGCTCTACTAGAAGAATTAAAAAAGGCAGAGCAGTATATTTTTATGGAGTACTTTATTGTCGATATGGGATATATGTGGGATTCTATCCTTGACATTTTGAAGGAAAAGGCAGCGCAAGGGGTGGAAGTTCGTTTTATGTATGATGGGATGAATTCACTGACCAATCTTCCCTATAATTACTATAAAACCTTGAGAAAATATGGGATAAAAGCCAAAGTATTTTCTCAAATTATCCCAGCCTTATCTACGGTGCAAAATAACCGTGACCATAGAAAAATTGCAATTATTGATGGAAAGGTTGCCTTTACCGGTGGCATTAATATCGCAGATGAATACATCAACAAGAAAGTGCGTTTTGGTTACTGGAAAGACGCAGCGATTATGATTAGGGGAGAAGCTGTTGCAAACTTTACGTTGATGTTCCTTCAAATGTGGAATTACAATGAAAAGACAGAGACAGATGACCTAAAATACCTCAAAACGCATAAAGATTTAGAGACGGAAACCGTTGATGCCGAAGGTTTCTTCCTTCCGTATGGCGAGAATCCATTTGATGGAGATGAGGTAGCCAAACGAGTCTGCCTAGACATGATTCAGTCGGCAACGGATTATATTTATATCATGACACCCTACCTAGTGTTGGATGATGAAATGATTGATAATTTGACTTATGCAGCGAAGCGTGGAGTCGAGGTTCGCATTTTACTACCGCATATCTACGATAAAAAATCAGCCTATTTGGCTGCTCGTACTGATTTTCCGACTTACTTGGAAGCAGGAATTGAAATCTTTGAATTCCAGCCTGGATTTGTCCATTCCAAAGTTGTTTTGGTCGATGATAAGAAAGCTACTGTTGGTACGGTGAATATGGATTTTCGCTCTTTTTATCTTAATTTTGAGTGTGGTCTCTATATTTACAATCACTCGGCAGTTTTGGCAGCTATTAAGGATGACTTTACTCAGTCCTTCAAAAAATCACAGCAAATTAACCTTCTAACCTTCCATAAAACGTACTCTTGGTATAAGCGTTTGGGAGGAGCCCTACTGCGAATTATTTCGCCGTTATTATAA
- the recJ gene encoding single-stranded-DNA-specific exonuclease RecJ translates to MIKPNYDWQLLTGFSDEQFIKVAKKEGLDPVAAKLLYERGIQSAEALQAFLQPSLEDLHDPYLLHDMDKAVERIRRAIEDYEQILIYGDYDADGMTSASILKETLEEMGAEVQVYLPNRFTDGYGPNQSVYKYFIEQQGISLIVTVDNGVAGHEAIAYAQEMGVDVVVTDHHSMQETLPNAYAIVHPEHPEGNYPFKHLAGCGVAFKLACALLETVHADLLDLVAIGTIADMVSLTDENRVMVKYGLSLLKQTERAGLQELIKIAGIDIDSIDEETVGFQLAPRLNALGRLDDPNPAIELLTGFDDEEAHQIALMIDSKNVERKDVVQAIYDEAKTMLRQDRPVQVLAKEGWNPGVLGIVAGRLLEELQQPVIVLSIEDGKAKGSARSVEAVDIFKALKDHQDLFIAFGGHAGAAGMTLEVDKLEELALTLTDYIIENKLDLSSKSSLVLDEELDLEELTLDTLKSFEKLAPYGMDNKKPVFYIRDFQVESARTMGQNNAHLKLRITKDAAGFDVVAFGKGNLALEFSQAKGLELAVTLSVNQWNGNTSLQLMLVDARVNGVQLYNIRGKQHPIPAGVPILDIENPVADNKAIVLANLPEDLSSLRSYFQEREFEAIYFKNEIAKPYYLDGYGSREQFAKLYKTIYQFDEFDVRYKLKDLAVYLKIKDSLLVKMIQIFQELEFVTITDGVMRVNKEAQKREISESQIYQELKETVIQQELMALGTVQEIYEWLCGRV, encoded by the coding sequence GTGATAAAACCTAATTATGACTGGCAATTATTGACCGGTTTTTCTGATGAACAATTTATCAAAGTCGCTAAAAAAGAAGGATTGGACCCTGTAGCTGCAAAGTTACTCTACGAACGTGGTATTCAGTCGGCGGAAGCTTTGCAAGCTTTTTTACAACCAAGCCTAGAAGACCTCCACGATCCCTATTTGTTACATGATATGGACAAGGCGGTGGAACGGATTCGCCGAGCAATCGAAGATTATGAACAAATCTTGATTTATGGAGATTATGACGCAGACGGTATGACCTCGGCATCTATTCTGAAAGAAACTTTGGAGGAGATGGGGGCAGAAGTCCAAGTTTATCTTCCCAACCGTTTCACAGATGGTTATGGTCCCAATCAGTCGGTTTATAAGTATTTTATCGAGCAACAGGGGATTTCTCTTATTGTGACGGTGGACAATGGCGTAGCGGGTCATGAAGCGATTGCCTATGCCCAGGAAATGGGTGTTGATGTTGTCGTGACAGACCACCATTCCATGCAGGAAACCCTTCCCAATGCCTATGCGATTGTACATCCAGAGCATCCCGAGGGAAATTATCCCTTCAAACATTTGGCGGGCTGCGGCGTGGCTTTTAAATTGGCCTGTGCTCTTCTTGAAACGGTTCATGCAGACTTGCTGGATTTGGTCGCAATTGGTACCATCGCTGATATGGTTAGCTTGACCGATGAGAATCGTGTCATGGTCAAATATGGTCTCTCGCTTCTCAAACAGACTGAGCGAGCAGGTTTGCAAGAGTTGATAAAGATAGCTGGTATTGACATAGACAGTATTGATGAAGAAACAGTTGGTTTCCAACTTGCTCCGAGGTTGAATGCCCTTGGTCGACTCGACGATCCTAATCCAGCCATCGAATTACTGACTGGTTTTGATGACGAAGAGGCCCATCAAATTGCCCTCATGATTGACAGTAAAAATGTAGAACGCAAAGACGTCGTCCAAGCAATTTACGATGAAGCAAAAACCATGCTCCGTCAGGATAGACCTGTTCAAGTTCTGGCTAAAGAAGGTTGGAACCCAGGTGTTTTAGGGATTGTAGCAGGACGCCTACTAGAAGAATTGCAGCAACCTGTTATCGTCTTGTCTATTGAAGATGGTAAGGCAAAGGGGTCGGCTCGTTCTGTTGAAGCAGTTGACATTTTCAAGGCCCTTAAAGATCATCAGGACCTATTTATCGCCTTTGGTGGTCATGCTGGTGCAGCAGGTATGACCTTGGAAGTTGACAAACTTGAAGAGCTTGCTCTAACCTTGACAGACTACATTATCGAAAATAAATTGGATTTATCCAGCAAGTCTTCGCTGGTCTTAGATGAAGAATTGGATTTAGAGGAATTAACCCTAGATACTCTAAAATCTTTCGAGAAGCTTGCGCCTTACGGCATGGATAATAAAAAGCCTGTATTCTACATCAGAGACTTTCAGGTGGAATCAGCAAGAACCATGGGGCAGAATAATGCCCATTTGAAACTACGCATTACTAAAGATGCTGCTGGATTTGATGTCGTTGCTTTTGGTAAGGGCAATCTAGCCTTGGAATTTTCACAGGCCAAGGGCTTAGAACTAGCTGTCACCTTGTCTGTCAATCAATGGAATGGCAATACCAGTCTTCAGCTCATGTTGGTTGATGCTCGGGTCAATGGTGTTCAACTTTATAATATTCGTGGAAAGCAACATCCTATTCCTGCGGGAGTCCCAATTTTGGACATTGAAAATCCAGTAGCAGATAACAAAGCAATTGTCTTGGCTAACTTGCCTGAGGACCTCAGTAGTCTACGTAGCTATTTTCAGGAAAGAGAATTTGAAGCCATTTATTTTAAAAATGAAATTGCCAAACCGTACTATCTAGATGGTTATGGTAGCCGAGAACAATTCGCTAAATTGTATAAGACTATTTACCAATTTGATGAGTTTGATGTTCGCTACAAACTGAAAGATTTGGCTGTTTACTTAAAAATTAAGGACAGTCTATTGGTTAAAATGATTCAGATTTTCCAAGAATTAGAATTTGTCACGATTACGGATGGGGTCATGCGGGTCAACAAAGAGGCACAGAAGCGAGAGATTTCAGAAAGTCAAATATATCAAGAATTGAAAGAAACAGTTATCCAACAAGAGTTGATGGCGCTTGGCACCGTTCAGGAAATTTATGAATGGCTATGTGGTCGCGTTTGA
- a CDS encoding DUF3114 domain-containing protein, which translates to MAMWSRLITVEALVVGVIGTLLYTHWFIRQKGLLKNLEQITEIKHALIELRRVGWSERAIKKVFLKQLLPLKQEDIPAFVQNFIKEATIFASTSFYQLIRVDSRSLSQEKATALLEQSMNMLDFPVELSHGILPELLQKMDVNCPPHHPFWRYFAKLVDKAFPVWELEVKRPLNRQVHQLRYLISYQQAFWVRQQFGKGNTDWQALIAYLRSLPRWSYRLRESARLHNKQLFGKKNQKTLPVNMKILIHFHSEFILNQDGQFALILEERPHINGVVNGASFNYARANNKRERERTRLV; encoded by the coding sequence ATGGCTATGTGGTCGCGTTTGATAACAGTAGAAGCTCTGGTTGTTGGAGTGATTGGAACGCTTCTCTACACTCATTGGTTTATCAGGCAAAAAGGTTTGTTGAAAAATCTTGAACAGATAACCGAAATAAAGCACGCACTGATTGAATTACGGCGAGTAGGATGGTCAGAACGAGCCATCAAAAAGGTTTTCCTGAAACAACTGTTGCCTCTAAAACAAGAAGACATCCCAGCATTTGTTCAAAATTTCATAAAAGAAGCTACTATTTTTGCCTCAACTAGCTTTTATCAGTTGATAAGAGTTGACAGTCGCTCTTTAAGCCAAGAGAAAGCGACGGCTTTATTGGAGCAAAGTATGAATATGTTAGATTTTCCTGTGGAATTAAGTCATGGGATATTACCTGAACTTTTGCAGAAGATGGATGTGAATTGTCCTCCACACCATCCGTTTTGGCGGTACTTTGCTAAGCTAGTTGATAAGGCTTTTCCAGTTTGGGAATTAGAAGTCAAACGGCCGTTAAACAGACAGGTCCATCAGCTGCGCTACCTTATTTCCTATCAGCAGGCTTTTTGGGTGCGTCAGCAGTTTGGAAAAGGAAATACAGATTGGCAGGCTCTGATAGCCTATTTACGTAGCCTACCTCGATGGTCTTACCGCTTACGAGAATCTGCCCGCCTACACAATAAACAACTGTTTGGCAAGAAAAATCAGAAGACTTTGCCAGTCAATATGAAGATTTTGATTCACTTTCACAGCGAATTTATCCTAAATCAAGATGGACAATTTGCCTTGATTTTAGAAGAACGACCTCATATCAATGGCGTGGTAAACGGGGCTTCCTTTAATTATGCCAGAGCTAATAATAAGCGGGAGCGGGAAAGAACTCGACTGGTCTAA
- a CDS encoding IS110 family transposase encodes MRAVFGIDVSKASSEVAILVNGEKVHGYTMSNDAIGFARLLGDLKTVHKPEIIFEATGVYSRRLQAFLDEHGYAYTRLNPLEAKKQLDSLRVRKTDQIDAEKLAQSQFVLNRKPTYVQEEVYQELRDLSRFYQNLTEDIVRAKNRLHKVLQVTFPEIETVLSKPTGEQYWNLVTAFPCKDFVLDLSKDKLLESIRQSTSKRISDKRVAYLAEKLIALANQSYCAVKKTSPMLEEVRYYAKELLRLSEQRQTVLDQMVELAQPLPEYDILLSIPGIAETTATSIIGELGDIRRFQSANQINAFIGIDLRHYESGNFLAKEHITKRGNPYARKILFKCIHNIASASHTNPCHIADFYEKRKRQSQTTSTKPHTIASIHRLIRTMYYLIMHNKLYDYASTQNR; translated from the coding sequence ATGCGTGCAGTTTTTGGGATTGATGTGAGTAAGGCAAGTTCAGAAGTGGCCATTCTAGTCAATGGTGAGAAAGTTCATGGCTATACCATGTCCAATGACGCCATCGGCTTTGCTCGGCTACTTGGCGATTTGAAAACCGTCCATAAGCCAGAAATCATCTTTGAAGCAACAGGTGTCTATTCTCGTCGTCTCCAAGCTTTTCTGGATGAACATGGCTACGCTTATACACGGCTTAATCCCTTAGAAGCTAAGAAGCAACTGGATAGCTTGCGTGTGCGGAAAACAGATCAAATTGACGCCGAAAAACTGGCTCAATCTCAATTTGTGCTGAATCGTAAACCCACTTATGTCCAAGAAGAAGTCTATCAAGAACTGCGAGATTTAAGTCGCTTCTATCAGAACTTAACTGAGGACATCGTTCGAGCTAAAAACCGTCTGCACAAGGTCTTGCAAGTCACGTTTCCAGAGATAGAGACTGTCTTATCAAAGCCAACTGGGGAACAATACTGGAACTTAGTTACTGCGTTTCCTTGCAAGGACTTCGTGCTTGATTTAAGCAAGGACAAACTCTTAGAGAGCATTCGTCAGTCCACCTCAAAACGTATTTCGGACAAGCGTGTGGCGTATTTAGCTGAGAAGCTGATAGCACTAGCTAATCAATCTTATTGTGCCGTCAAGAAAACCTCTCCAATGCTGGAAGAGGTTCGTTACTATGCAAAAGAATTGCTTAGACTTTCTGAACAGAGACAAACTGTTCTAGACCAAATGGTGGAACTAGCTCAGCCATTACCTGAATATGACATTCTGCTCTCTATTCCTGGAATAGCTGAGACTACTGCAACAAGTATTATTGGTGAACTGGGAGATATTCGCCGTTTTCAGTCTGCCAATCAAATCAATGCCTTTATCGGTATTGATCTGAGACACTATGAATCTGGCAACTTCCTCGCTAAGGAACACATTACCAAGCGTGGCAATCCCTACGCTAGAAAGATTCTGTTCAAATGTATCCACAATATCGCTTCAGCCAGTCATACCAATCCTTGCCATATCGCAGACTTTTATGAGAAACGAAAAAGACAATCGCAAACGACTTCTACGAAGCCACACACGATTGCCTCCATACATCGTCTCATTCGGACAATGTATTACCTCATTATGCATAACAAACTTTACGATTACGCTTCAACCCAAAATCGGTAA